The Thermoanaerobaculia bacterium sequence TTCATGTCGCGCCGCCGCTCCTCCATCGTCGCCCCGGACGGCGGCGGCCATCCCTCGACGACGACGCGGGTCGGTTCGCCCTCGGTGTGCGAGTCGACGACGCGGATCGTTTCCGGAATCGTCACGGATTGATCTGGACGGTCTTGATCTCGGTGTAGAACTCGCGGGCGGCGGAGCCCTGTTCGCGGCTGCCGGAGCTCGAGCCCTTCATGCCGCCGAAGGGCGCGTGGGGGTCCACGCCCGTCGTGTCGCCGTTGATCCGCACGAGGCCGGCTTCGATCCAGGGGATGAACGCGAGGGCCGAACGGATGTCGCGCGTGAAGAGGGATGCCGAGAGGCCGTACCGCGTGCGGTTGGCGAGCGCGACGGCCTCCTCGAGGTCCGACGCCTCGAACGTCGCGAGCACCGGCCCGAAGAGCTCCTCGCGGGCGATCGTCGAATCCGGGTCGGGGCCCTCGACGATCGCGGGCGAGCAGAAGTACCCCCGGGACCACGCGTCGCCGGCGGGGAGCCGGCCCCCGTGGATCCGTGCGGCCGAGGCGGTCGCGAGAGCGCGGTCGATCGCCTCCTTCGATTCGCGGCTGATCACGGGGCCCACGGCGGCCGCCGGATCGGTCACGGGCCCGAGCACGAGCGCGTCGACCTGCGCGCGCACCTTCGCGAGGAACGCGTCGCGCACGCGCCGGTCGACGACGGCGCGGCTCGTCGCGGTGCACTTCTGCCCGGCGTAGCGCATCGCTCCCGCGACCGTCAGCGTTGCGGCGAGGTCGAGATCCGCGTCGGGAGCGACGATCACGACGTTCTTTCCCCCCATCTCCGTCTGGTAGCGGATGTTCCGCCGGGCGGCCGAAGCCGCGATCGTCGCGCCGACCGAGCCTGAGCCCGTGAAGCTCACCGCGCGGACGGTCTCGTGCTCGACGAGACGCGGGCCGATCGCGCTTCCCGACCCCAGCAAAACGTTGAACGTGCCGGGCGGGAGGCCGGCGGCCGACGCCGTCTCCGCGAGCAGCGTCGCCGATCGCGACGCGGCCTCCGCGGGCTTGAGCACGACGGCGTTCCCGAACGCGAGAGCGGGAGCCGCCTTCCAGAGGGGGATCGCGGTCGGGAAGTTCCACGGCGTGATGAGCGCGACGACCCCGAGAGGCTCCCGGAGCGTGAACTGGAGCGCGCCGGCCGCCTGGGCGGGGATCACCTCGCCGCACGCCCGGACCGCTTCGCCGGCGTAGTAGCGGAGGATCGCAACGCATCGCGACGCCTCGCCGCGAGCCTCGCTGATGGGCTTGCCGACCTCTCGCGTCATCGCCTGCGCGATCTCCTCGCGGCGCGCCGCGATCGCGTCTCCCCAGGCGTAGAGGACCTCGGCCCGCTGGGGGCCGGTCTTCGCGCGCCAGGAGGGGAGGGCGGACCGGGCGGCCTCGACCGCGGCGTCCACGTCGGCCGGGTCCCCGGCCGGCACCCGGGCGATCACGTCGGACGCGTCGGAAGGATTCACGTCGTCGACCCATGCGTCTCCCGCCGGCGGCCGGAAGACGCCGCCGACGAAGCTCGAAAGGCGGGCAATCTCGGTCATCGAGGTGATCTTACCGTGCCCCCGGCGGGGCGGCACCACGTGGTCGTGGTAGAAAGTTCCCCGAACCGGAGGTCCCATGCGACTGAACGGGAAAATCGCCCTCGTCACCGGCGCGTCCCAGGGAATCGGGGAAGCGATCGCCCGGCGCTTCGCCGCGGAAGGCGCGGTCGTCCTCTGCGCGGCGCGGAGCGCCGACCGGCTCGCGACGATCGTCGCGTCGATCGAAGCGGCGGGCGGAAAGGCGCGCGCGGTTCCGCTCGACGTCTCCGACGCCGGCTCGATCGCGGCCGCGATGAAGGGGATCGCCGACGGAGAGGGACGCCTCGACGTCCTCGTCAACAACGCGGGGATCACCGAGGACAACCTGATCCTCCGGATGACCCGCGAATCGTGGGACCGGGTGATCGCCACGAACGTCACCGGGGCCTTCCTCCTGTCGCAGGCCGCGATCAAGATGATGATTCGCCAGCGGTCGGGCCGGATCGTCAACATGACGTCCGTCGTCGGGCTCATGGGCAATGCCGGCCAGGCCAACTACGCGGCCGCCAAGGCCGCGCTCGTCGGGCTGACGAAGTCGCTCGCGCGGGAGGTCGGGTCGCGGCAGGTGACCGTCAACGCGATCGCGCCGGGTTTCATCGCGACGGCGATGACGGAGAAGATGACCGACGCGGCGAAGCAGGCGCTTTCGTCGCAGATCCCTCTCCAGCGCCTCGGGTCCGCGGAGGACGTCGCGGCGGCGGCGGTGTATCTCGCTTCGGACGACGCCGCCTACGTGACGGGCCATGTCCTGAACGTTTCGGGCGGGCTCTATATGTAACGGTATCCGGCGCGGCCATACATCGAGCGAATACGCGCGTCCTCGCCCGCCGGCCCCTGTGACGTACGCTGCCGGTACGTCTTCGGGGCCGGCGGTCTGTGGGTGCGCGTCTCGCTCGCGTCTGGCCGCGCCGGCGAAGATCGTCGAAGGAGCCGGGTTCTTTGTTCGCCGCGCCCACGGGCCGGCTGCCCCGCATCCCGCCGGGCTCGGGCCTGGCCGTGCGCCCTTATGGTGAATCTGACAGAGCCATGTCGGGTCTTCCCTTGGCCTCTCCCGGCGGGAGAGGCCGCCCGGCGAGCTCGAGAGCGTCGCCGGGCGGGTGAGGGAACCCTCCGGTACTCCCGGTTGCTCGCGGAAATCCCTCGTGTAGAATACGCGGGCTTGAGCGCAAGGCGTAAAAAGTGAGATTTTTCGAGGAGGGGTGATGGCGGACAGCATTCAGGAGCGCGTGAAGAACAAGATCGTCGAGCAGCTGGGGGTCGACGCCGCCCAGGTGACGCCGGAGGCCTCTTTCGTCGACGATCTCGGCGCCGATTCGCTCGACACGGTCGAGCTCGTGATGGCCTTCGAGGAGGAGTTCAACATCCAGATCCCGGACGAGGACGCCGAGAAGATCCAGAAGGTCAAGGACGCCTACGACTACATCGAAAAGCACGCGCAGAAAAGCTGACCGATGCCCCGACGAGGTCCTTCGCGCCGCGTGGCGGTCACCGGAGTGGGACTCGTCTCCCCTCTCGGAATCGGCACGCAGGAGAACTGGGAGGCCCTGAAGGCCGGCAAGTCCGGCATCGGGCCGATCACGCGCTTCGACGCGTCCCAGTATCCCGTCCGCATCGCGGGCGAGGTCAAGGGCTTCGATCCCTCGCTCTACGTCTCGAAGAAGGACATCAAGAAGATGGACACCTTCATCCTCTACGGGATGGGGGCGTCCCATTACGCGCTCGAGGACGCGGGGTTCCGGGTCACGCCGGAGAACGCCGAGCGCGTCGCGGTCGTGATCGGCTCCGGGATCGGCGGGCTGCCGCTGATCGAGAGCCAGCACCGCCGCGTCTGGGAGGGAGGGCCGGACCGCTTCTCTCCCTTCTTCATTCCCGGGCTCATCGCGAACATGACGGCCGGCCAGGTGTCGATCAAGTACGGCGCCAAGGGGCCGAATCTCGCGACCGTCACGGCCTGCACGACCGGCGCCCACGCGATCGGCGAGGCGTACCGGATGATCCAGTACGGCGACGCGGACGCAGCGATCACGGGCGGCACGGAAGCGGTCATCACGCCGCTCGCCGTCGGCGGCTTCGCGGCCATGCGCGCGCTCTCGACGAGGAACGACGAGCCTGAGCGCGCGTCGCGCCCCTGGGACAAGGGCCGCGACGGATTCGTGATCGGCGAAGGCGCCGGGATCCTCGTGCTCGAGGAGTGGGAGGCGGCGAAAGCCCGGGGCGCCGAGATGTACGCCGAGATGGTCGGCTACGGGATGTCGGGCGACGCGTACCACATCTCCGCGCCGTCGGAGGACGGCGACGGGCCGGCGCGCGTCATGCGCAACACGCTCGCGGACGCGGAGGTCAACGCCGACCAGGTCGACTACATCAACGCGCACGGGACGTCGACGCCGATGGGAGACCGGGTCGAGACGATCGCCGTCAAGCGGGTCTTCGGCGACCACGCGAAGAAGGTCGCGATCTCCTCGACCAAGTCGATGACCGGCCACCTCCTCGGCGCGGCCGGCGGTCTCGAGATGGGGATTCTCGCGTTGACCGTCAGACACGGCGTCATCCCGCCGACGATCAACTACGAGGAGCCCGATCCCGAATGCGACCTCGACTACGTGCCGAACACGGCGCGCGAGGCGAGCGTTCGCTACGCGTTGTCGAATTCGTTCGGCTTCGGCGGCACGAACGGCTGCCTGCTGCTCAAGAGCGTCTGACGAACGGGGATTCGTTCGCATCACGCGCTCCGGGGCCCCCGTGATATCTTGCCGCGCTTGTGGTGAAATTTTTCACAAGCGCCGGCAGCCCCCATGCGGGCCGGACGCGGAGAGAAGATAGGAGCCGATGAATTCGATCGTCTGCATCGCCTACGTTCCCGACACCGAAACCCGGGTCAAGGTCGCTCCCGACGGAAAATCGATCGACGAATCCGACGTGAAGTGGATCGTCTCCCCGTACGACGAATACGCGCTCGAAGAAGCGATCAAGACGAAGGAATCGAAGGGCGCGGGAGCGGTCACCGTCATGTCGCTCGGACCGGAGCGGACGAAGACCGGGATCCGCGAGTGCCTTGCGCGCGGCGCGGACGGCGGCGTCTGGATCGACGCGAAGGGCGCGGCGCTCGACGCGCTGGCCGTCGCGAAGAACCTCGCGGCGGCGGTCAAGGACCTTCCGCACGACGTGATCTGGTTCGGACAGAAGGGCGTCGGGTTCGACGAGTCCCTCGTCGGGCCCATGGTCGCCGAGCTCCTCGGGATCCCGCACGTCGCCAACGTCGTGAAGTTCGACGCGGGCGACGGCAAGGTTTCCTGCGAGCGCGAGATCGAGGGGGCGCACGAGCACGTCGAGTCGCCGTTGCCGTGCGTGATCACGGCGCAGAAGGGGTTGAACGAGCCGCGTTACGCGTCGCTCAAGGGGATCATGGCCGCCAAGAAGAAGCCGATCCAGGAGCGCGCCGCCGAGGCGTTCGCCCCGAAGACGGCGCTCGTCGCGCTCGAGCTCCCCCCGCCGCCGATGCCCTGCCATTTCGTCCCGGGAGGAGACCCGAAGACGTCCGCGGACGGCGCGGCCGCCGATCCCGCCGGGGCCGCCCGCGAGCTCGCGCGGCTGCTCCGCGAAGAAGCGAAGGTGATCTGATGAAGTTCCTCGTTTTCGTCGAGCAGCGCGAAGGGAAGATCCGGAAGGCATCGTTGGAGGCGATCTCCCTCGCCGCGCGCCTGGCCGGAGGACCGGTCGCCGCCGTGATCGCGGGCAAGGGGATCGCGCAAGCCGCCAAGGAGCTCGGCAAGTACGGCGCGGGAAAGGTGTACGTCGCCGACCGCGACGATCTCGCGCTCTATTCGAACCGCGGCTACGTCGGCGCGCTGCAGGCCGCCCGGGAGAAGGAATCTCCCGACGCGGTGCTGATCGCCGCGACCGCCATGGGCAAGGACGTCGCGCCCCGGTTCGCCGCGAAGAACGACGCGGGCGTGCTGGCCGACGTGATGGAGCTCCGCGTCGAAGGGGAAAAGCTCGTCGGCGTGCGGCCGGTGTACTCCGGCAAGGCGCGCGCGACGGTCGAGGCGGCTTCCGGCCTTCGCATCGCGACGACCCGCCCGAACGTGTTTCCGGCCGAGAGGAACGACGGCGCGGCCGATCCGGCCATCGAAACGCTCGACCTCGGCTCTTTCGAGATCCGCGCGAAGGTCACGGGAATCGCGGCGACGGGCGGCAAGGAGCTCGACGTCACGGAAGCGGACATCGTGGTCTCGGGCGGGCGCGGCATCAAGGGCCCGGAGAACTGGCCGGTGATCCGCGGCCTGGTCGACGCGATGGGCGCCGGCGCGACGCTGGGGGCGTCCCGCGCCGTGGTCGACGCCGGATGGATCGACCACCAGTACCAGGTCGGGCAGACCGGCAAGGTCGTGTCGCCGACGCTCTACGTCGCGTGCGGCATCTCCGGCGCGATCCAGCACCTCGCGGGGATGGGGACCTCGAAGGTCATCGTCGCGATCAACAAGGACGCCGACGCGCCGATCTTCAAGGTCGCGACTTACGGGGTCGTCGCCGACCTCTTCCCGTTCGTCCCGGAGTTCGAGAAAGCCGTGCGGGCGATCAAGTCCGAATAGAAGCGTCGAGTGGAAGCGGCGGGGCCGCTTGACCCGGCGGGGGTGGATCCAGTGTCGACGATGCGCCAGCGAATTTACGAAACATTGGGTGTTCTGATCCTCGCGGCGGCTCTGCCGGCATGCCGGAAGCGGGCGACGGTATCCGCCAACGGGTCGACCGTCGAGATCGATCGTTCGGGAAAGAACGTGACGATCCGGACGGCGGAGGCAACGGCGACCGCCGGCGGTCAGCCGGCGGCATTTCCCGCCGGTTTCCCGAAGGACATCCCGATGTATCCGGGCGCGCACGTCGCGGCTTCGCTCGAGGCGGACGGCACGGCGTCCGCGCGCGTCGCCACGATCGAAACGGCCGACTGGCCGGACGCGGTCGCGAAGTTCTACCAGGGGAAGCTGGCGCGGTGGAAGACCGCGATGGACATGAAGACCGAGGACGCGCACACGCTGATCCTGCGGAGTCCCGACGGA is a genomic window containing:
- a CDS encoding aldehyde dehydrogenase family protein encodes the protein MTEIARLSSFVGGVFRPPAGDAWVDDVNPSDASDVIARVPAGDPADVDAAVEAARSALPSWRAKTGPQRAEVLYAWGDAIAARREEIAQAMTREVGKPISEARGEASRCVAILRYYAGEAVRACGEVIPAQAAGALQFTLREPLGVVALITPWNFPTAIPLWKAAPALAFGNAVVLKPAEAASRSATLLAETASAAGLPPGTFNVLLGSGSAIGPRLVEHETVRAVSFTGSGSVGATIAASAARRNIRYQTEMGGKNVVIVAPDADLDLAATLTVAGAMRYAGQKCTATSRAVVDRRVRDAFLAKVRAQVDALVLGPVTDPAAAVGPVISRESKEAIDRALATASAARIHGGRLPAGDAWSRGYFCSPAIVEGPDPDSTIAREELFGPVLATFEASDLEEAVALANRTRYGLSASLFTRDIRSALAFIPWIEAGLVRINGDTTGVDPHAPFGGMKGSSSGSREQGSAAREFYTEIKTVQINP
- the fabG gene encoding 3-oxoacyl-[acyl-carrier-protein] reductase, producing MRLNGKIALVTGASQGIGEAIARRFAAEGAVVLCAARSADRLATIVASIEAAGGKARAVPLDVSDAGSIAAAMKGIADGEGRLDVLVNNAGITEDNLILRMTRESWDRVIATNVTGAFLLSQAAIKMMIRQRSGRIVNMTSVVGLMGNAGQANYAAAKAALVGLTKSLAREVGSRQVTVNAIAPGFIATAMTEKMTDAAKQALSSQIPLQRLGSAEDVAAAAVYLASDDAAYVTGHVLNVSGGLYM
- a CDS encoding acyl carrier protein → MADSIQERVKNKIVEQLGVDAAQVTPEASFVDDLGADSLDTVELVMAFEEEFNIQIPDEDAEKIQKVKDAYDYIEKHAQKS
- the fabF gene encoding beta-ketoacyl-ACP synthase II; the encoded protein is MPRRGPSRRVAVTGVGLVSPLGIGTQENWEALKAGKSGIGPITRFDASQYPVRIAGEVKGFDPSLYVSKKDIKKMDTFILYGMGASHYALEDAGFRVTPENAERVAVVIGSGIGGLPLIESQHRRVWEGGPDRFSPFFIPGLIANMTAGQVSIKYGAKGPNLATVTACTTGAHAIGEAYRMIQYGDADAAITGGTEAVITPLAVGGFAAMRALSTRNDEPERASRPWDKGRDGFVIGEGAGILVLEEWEAAKARGAEMYAEMVGYGMSGDAYHISAPSEDGDGPARVMRNTLADAEVNADQVDYINAHGTSTPMGDRVETIAVKRVFGDHAKKVAISSTKSMTGHLLGAAGGLEMGILALTVRHGVIPPTINYEEPDPECDLDYVPNTAREASVRYALSNSFGFGGTNGCLLLKSV
- a CDS encoding electron transfer flavoprotein subunit beta/FixA family protein — encoded protein: MNSIVCIAYVPDTETRVKVAPDGKSIDESDVKWIVSPYDEYALEEAIKTKESKGAGAVTVMSLGPERTKTGIRECLARGADGGVWIDAKGAALDALAVAKNLAAAVKDLPHDVIWFGQKGVGFDESLVGPMVAELLGIPHVANVVKFDAGDGKVSCEREIEGAHEHVESPLPCVITAQKGLNEPRYASLKGIMAAKKKPIQERAAEAFAPKTALVALELPPPPMPCHFVPGGDPKTSADGAAADPAGAARELARLLREEAKVI
- a CDS encoding electron transfer flavoprotein subunit alpha/FixB family protein, translated to MKFLVFVEQREGKIRKASLEAISLAARLAGGPVAAVIAGKGIAQAAKELGKYGAGKVYVADRDDLALYSNRGYVGALQAAREKESPDAVLIAATAMGKDVAPRFAAKNDAGVLADVMELRVEGEKLVGVRPVYSGKARATVEAASGLRIATTRPNVFPAERNDGAADPAIETLDLGSFEIRAKVTGIAATGGKELDVTEADIVVSGGRGIKGPENWPVIRGLVDAMGAGATLGASRAVVDAGWIDHQYQVGQTGKVVSPTLYVACGISGAIQHLAGMGTSKVIVAINKDADAPIFKVATYGVVADLFPFVPEFEKAVRAIKSE